DNA from Musa acuminata AAA Group cultivar baxijiao chromosome BXJ1-5, Cavendish_Baxijiao_AAA, whole genome shotgun sequence:
cattgccatgaaTATACTATCCAGGCTGCTACCAACTACAACTTCCTTAACATCGACAATTGAAGGATGATGAAAAGACAACAAAATGTTTATCTCTCTAAGTGACGTCAGTGGAAAaccctccctctccttctccatTTTAACCTTTTTCAATGCTACAATCTCCCCTGTCTTTTTATCCTTTGCACGGTACACAACACCATAGGTGCCTTCATCTATTTTATTCAGCCTCTCGAACTCATCAACACTCCTACAACCTTGCAGCATGTTTATACTCCTTTGGGGCGTCTGTGCTGCTTCAGGTGTCTTAGACCTATGATCTTCAGCATCAAAGTCGGTATCAGAAAGTTGATCACTTGTCTCTGCATTAGACTCATCCCTGTCAACATCCATATAATCACTCCCATCCACCTCAACCTCCTGATCATGATCTGCATGCTCTCCCTCTGAATCAAAGAGCTTAGACAAAGCCCCACTGGAATTTTGTCTCACAATAACCTCACCTAGCTCAGGAGTCGGTGACTTcttcaacagttgttgccctgcaGTGTTGGACAAAGGATTAGTCTTTTTCCTTTTCCGTGCATCATCCTCCTTGAGTTCATCTTCTTCATCGTCGAGAGCACTGTTTCCATCAGCCCATCTGGAGAAGGAAATACTCCGAGCCGGTGCAGGTTCCTCATAATACTCATCTACCAACTTGGCCTCCTGATTGTTATTTTCTGACTGTTCCTGATGTAAATCTACAGAGACATTTGAATCTAGAGGCAACTCATTCCCAAGAGATGGTTCAACAACCTGTGGTGGTACAAAACCCTGAGGCAATGGAGGTGGTGGAGGCAGTGTAACATCTTCAACCTTGCTGATCTTACTCCTGGGAGTAGAAACACTGGATTTCTTATTGTCATCCCTATCCCAAATGATTGGAGAGAATTTCCTTTTCCTAACAGGCATAGAAACGTCATCAATCTCCTGATTCTGGATCCCATTCTCCCTGATCTTTGAAACAGGCGCTTCAGCATCATCTGATCCGCTCCCACTGGACAACTCCCCGG
Protein-coding regions in this window:
- the LOC135674570 gene encoding cyclin-dependent kinase G-2-like isoform X2, giving the protein MAAGRYGGYRDHEFRDREADVENSSRRDYYQGRVREGGRDRDRGRSDRDVRDRVSASQRDITETKSVNGSYRSPMSSNSSGGSGHIQKMSHLSERDVDRETGELSSGSGSDDAEAPVSKIRENGIQNQEIDDVSMPVRKRKFSPIIWDRDDNKKSSVSTPRSKISKVEDVTLPPPPPLPQGFVPPQVVEPSLGNELPLDSNVSVDLHQEQSENNNQEAKLVDEYYEEPAPARSISFSRWADGNSALDDEEDELKEDDARKRKKTNPLSNTAGQQLLKKSPTPELGEVIVRQNSSGALSKLFDSEGEHADHDQEVEVDGSDYMDVDRDESNAETSDQLSDTDFDAEDHRSKTPEAAQTPQRSINMLQGCRSVDEFERLNKIDEGTYGVVYRAKDKKTGEIVALKKVKMEKEREGFPLTSLREINILLSFHHPSIVDVKEVVVGSSLDSIFMAMEYMEHDLKGLMETMKQPFSQSEVKCLMLQLFSGVKYLHDNWVLHRDLKTSNLLLNNRGELKICDFGLSRQYGSPLKPYTHLVVTLWYRAPELLLGAKEYSTAIDMWSLGCIMAELLAKEPLFSGKTEFDQLDKIFRALGTPNEKIWPGFAKLPGVKVNFVKQPPRAMDDLA